The DNA segment CGTTTATCATTTGGCAATTTTGGTGATGTCAGGCCTATTGGTGAGGGCTTATCAGAGCTGAGAATTACTGAAGGAAAAGGTTATCGGGTATATTTGAAAAATCATAATGGTGAATGGGTTATTTTGTTATGTGGTGGAGATAAATCCACTCAATCTAACGATATTTTAAAAGCCAAACAATTAGCTAAGGAGCTGGGAGTTTGAAAATGGAAAAATTAACTGATTTTGATGTGGCTGAATATCTCAATAATGAAGATGAAATGCAGCTTTATCTGAATGAAGTTTTACAAGAAGATAATATGGAACTTATTCTTTCTGCACTTGGTGATATTGCCAAAGCAAGGAATATGAGCCAATTATCGAGAGAAACGGGTATTAGTCGAGAAGGATTATATAAAGCTTTATCTGGGTCTGGCAACCCAACTTTTGCAACGGTACTAAAAGTGATGAAAGCCTTAAATCTTACCTTTCAAGTAAAACCGAGTGTCAGTCTGTAAAATAATTTGCACTTAAGGCTAAGTGCAAATTAGGCATCATCAATCACAAACTCAAACCAATCAATCACGTCTTTTTCGTGAATGCCGTTTTCAATGGGAATATGCGCGAGCTTTACGCTATTGGGATCGCCAGAAATTAACGGATGCCAATCAAACAGCGGTTTATTTTCATATAATAACCGATAGGCACAGGTGGCTGGCAGCCAATGGAAATCAGGCAAATTCTTTTTGGTGAGCTTGGTACAATCTGGCTCAAGCTGGAAACGTTGCGCATAATTACCGCACTTCGCGCTGTCTAAATCAAGCAAATTGCAGGCAATGCGAGTGAAATACAGCTTTTTGCGCCGCCCACGGCCCTCAATAAATTTACGATAACAGCATTTGCCGCAACCATCACACAGAGCTTCCCATTCTGCTTCATTCATTTCTAACAGTGATTTATGCTGCCAAAAGTTTTTTTCTAATTGCATTGTGATTATTCAATAAAAAAGTGCGGTAAAAATTTTCTCAATTTTTCACCGCACTTATTGTTTAGAAAAGAATTAGAACCCTTCTTTCAAACTTACGGTTAAGTTGAAAATCAGGTGTTCTGGGTGGCTGTCTTTGCTATCAGTACAGAAATAGCCTTCACGTTCAAATTGGTAGGCTTTTTCTTCTTGTGCGTTAGCTAAACTTTTTTCCACAAAACCGTGTTTTACCACCAAAGAATTTGGATTTAACACTTCGTAAAGCTCTTCTGCCGCACTTGGGTTTGGCACAGTGAATAATTTGTCGTATAAACGGAATTCAGCTGGCACATTATCTGTGGCAGAAACCCAATGAATCACGCCTTTGACTTTACGCCCGTCCGCAGGATTTTTGCCTAAGGTTTCAGGATCATAAGTACAATAAACGGTGGTGATGTTGCCCTCAGCGTCTTTTTCCACACGCTCCGCCTTGATCACATAAGCATTACGCAAGCGCACTTCTTTGCCTAATACTAAACGTTTATATTGTTTATTGGCTTCTTCACGGAAATCCGCTTGATCAATATAAATTTCTTTAGTAAATGGCAATTGGCGATGACCTAATTCTTCGCGATTTGGGTGATTTGGCGCAGAAAGCATTTCTTGTCCGTCAAAGTTTTCAATCACGATTTTTAATGGATTAATCACCGCCATTGCACGCGGTGCATTTTGGTTAAGATCATCACGAATACAAGATTCTAGCGCACTAAATTCCACCACGTTATCTTGCTTGGTTACCCCAATACGGCGGCAAAATTCACGGATTGACGCTGGCGTATAACCACGGCGGCGTAAACCTGAAATGGTCGGCATACGCGGATCGTTCCAACCATCAACCACTTCATCTTCCACTAATTTCAACAATTTACGCTTAGACGTGAGGGTATATTCCAAGTTCAAACGTGAAAATTCATACTGATGTGGCAATGGGCGTTTAATGGAAATGTGCTCAAGCACCCAATCATATAAACGGCGGTTATCTTGGAATTCCAAGGTACATAATGAATGCGTAATGCCCTCAATCGCATCGGAAATACAATGGGTGAAATCGTACATTGGATAAATGCACCATTTATTCCCTGTATTGTGATGTTCCGCAAATTTAATGCGGTATAACACTGGATCTCGCATTACCATAAACAGTGATGCCATATCAATTTTGGCACGCAAGCTAGCTTTTCCTTCGGCAAACTCGCCATTTTTCATTTTTTCGAATAAGGCTAAGTTTTCTTCCACGCTACGATCACGATAAGGGCTGTTTTTTCCTGGTTCGGTCAATGTGCCTCGATATTCACGCATTTGTTCAGGCGAAAGCTCATCAACGTAAGCCAAACCTTTCTCAATTAATTCAATGGCATAGCCGTAAAGGGCATCGAAATAATCAGACGCATAACGTGCCTTGCCCTCCCAATGGAAACCAAGCCATTCCACATCTTGTTTAATGGAATCGACATATTCCACATCTTCTTTAACAGGGTTGGTGTCGTCAAAACGCAAGTTACACAAGCCTTTGTAATCTTCTGCAATACCAAAGTTTAAGCAGATCGATTTTGCGTGGCCAATATGTAAATAGCCATTTGGCTCAGGTGGAAAACGGGTGTAAACGTGGTTTACTTTCCCTGTTTCCAAATCTTCATCAATAATATGACGAATAAAATTGGTTGGTTGATGTTCGTTCTCTGTAATATGGCTCATTTTGACCTCAAAATATTCTCGATTTTTGTAAAAAAATTGTTGTCCATTCTACTATGTTTAACGGCAGAATTCAAAAGTGCGGTTGATTTTCCTTAGATAAATGATACAATTCACGCCCTAAAATGAACGAACGTTCATTCAGTGTAAATTTATTTTTCTTAAGGTCTTCTTAAGAAAGGTTTTCTACTATAATCATCGAATAAAACGATTGTTATTTTTCTCGGAGTTTTTATGCGTAAAAAAACGATTTTTTCCCTACTTGCCGTTGGGTTAGTGGCATTTGGTGCTTATAGTTATTTCAACCATTCTAATCAACAAGAAACCACCTATTTAACAGAAAATGTGCGCCGTGGCGAAATCAAAAAATCCGTCATCACCGCAGGCACCGTTCGTGCTTATAACCGTGTGGAAGTGGGCGCGCAAGCCTCGGGTAAAATTGAAAAAATTCACGTTGTATTGGGGCAACATATCAAACAAGGGGATTTAATCGCAGAAATTGACTCTAAAAATCAAGTGAATGCGTTAAATTCAGCACAAGCGGAATTAAAAGCCTACCAAGCTCAGCTAAATGCAAAACAAGTAGCTTACAATGTGGCGAAATCTGCCTATGATCGCCTTGCGAAATTATATGCGAGTAAATCCACTTCTTTAGATGAACTGAATGCGGCGAAAAATAATTTATCTGCTGCCAAAGCGGCGATTTCTGAAGTGGAAGCTGCCATTCAGCGTGCGGAAATTCAAGTAGATACAGCGAAAACCAATTTACAATATACCCAAATTCTTTCGCCTTTAGACGGTACAGTGCTGTCCATTCCCGTATCCGAAGGGCAAACGGTGAACGCCAACCAAACGACCCCAACCATTGTACAAGTGGCGGATTTAAGCAAAATGCTGATTAAACCTGAAATTTCTGAAGGCGACATCACCAAAGTGAAAGCTGGAATGGCTGTGGAATTTACTACCCTTTCTGAGCCAGACAAAGTCTATCATTCCACCATTCATTCCGTTGATCCTGCCATCACCACGCTCACGGATAACGAATATAAAGAAAGCGTTTCAGATACTAGTGCGGTTTATTATTATGCTAATGTCTTAATAAATAATCCTGATAACCAACTGCGCATTGGAATGACGACACAAAATACCATTATCATTGCCGATGCACAAAATACGTTGCTTGTTCCTACTATCACGTTACACAAAGATGGAAAGGAAACCTTTGTTAATATTTTGAAAGACAACGATAAAGTAGAAAAACGTACCGTTGTTACAGGGTTAAGCGATGATATGAATACGCAAATTTTAAATGGTTTGAAAGAAGGGGAAAAAGTGATTTCCTCGCAAGTAACCAGCGATGAAAAAGTGGGAAATACTTTCCGCGGTCCTCGAATTTTATAAAGTGCGGTGGTTTTTTTATGAATATTATTGAATTAAGCCACATCAATAAATTTTTTGGTGAAGGAGAAAACCGCACTCAGGTGTTAAAAGACATCAATTTAAACATCAAAAAAGGCGATTTTATTGCCATTATTGGCCAATCAGGTTCAGGCAAATCCACCTTGATGAACATTATTGGCTGCTTAGATACAGCGACATCAGGCTCTTATAAAGTCGATGGTTTAGAAGTCAGCCAACTCAATCGTGATCAGCTTTCTGATTTACGGCAGAAAAAATTTGGCTTTATTTTTCAACGCTATAACCTGCTTTCAACCCTAAGTGCGGTGGAAAATGTGGCACTTCCTGCCATTTATGCAGGCATCGATCAGACTACTCGCCTACAACGAGCCAAACAATTATTAGAAAAATTAGGCTTAGGCGATCGCTTAGAAAACAAACCAAATCAGCTTTCAGGTGGCCAACAACAACGTGTAAGTATTGCACGTGCCTTGATGAATGGGGGCGAAATTATTTTAGCCGATGAACCTACTGGCGCGTTAGATAGCAAAAGTGGCGAAACCGTGATGGATATTCTCACTCAGCTACACAGCGAGGGCCACACCATTATTTTGGTAACACACGATAAAAACGTGGCAAATTTTGCTAATCGTATTATTGAGATCAAAGACGGCAAAATTATTGAAGATCGCCGTAAATCGGAACACATTACGCAAAAACAAGACATCATACCGCAAAGCAATAAAAGCCGATTACAATTTTATAAAGATCAATTTTTTGAATCCTTCAAAATGTCTATTAAAGCCATTGTGGCGCATAAATTGCGTTCCTTGCTGACAATGTTAGGGATTATTATTGGTATTACTTCAGTGGTTTGCGTGGTTGCCTTGGGTAACGGCTCGCAACAAAAAATCCTTAGCAATATCAATGCGATGGGAACAAACACAATGGATATTTATAACGGTACGGGCTTTGGTGATCGGCGCGCGGCGAAAAATCAAAACCTTACCGTGGCGGATGCCGATATGCTTGCCAAACAAAGCTATATTGCCAGTGTTACGCCAAATAGCTCGGTGAACGGCACGCTCACTTACGGTAACCGAAGTTTCACCGCCCAAGTGCGTGGCGTGGGTGAGCAATATTTTAATGTGCGCGGTTTAAGTAAAGCAGAAGGCTCATTTTTCAGCGCAGACGCTGTAAAACATAGCGAACAAGTGGCCGTGATTGATGAAAACACGTTACGCGAAGTGT comes from the Avibacterium avium genome and includes:
- a CDS encoding efflux RND transporter periplasmic adaptor subunit codes for the protein MRKKTIFSLLAVGLVAFGAYSYFNHSNQQETTYLTENVRRGEIKKSVITAGTVRAYNRVEVGAQASGKIEKIHVVLGQHIKQGDLIAEIDSKNQVNALNSAQAELKAYQAQLNAKQVAYNVAKSAYDRLAKLYASKSTSLDELNAAKNNLSAAKAAISEVEAAIQRAEIQVDTAKTNLQYTQILSPLDGTVLSIPVSEGQTVNANQTTPTIVQVADLSKMLIKPEISEGDITKVKAGMAVEFTTLSEPDKVYHSTIHSVDPAITTLTDNEYKESVSDTSAVYYYANVLINNPDNQLRIGMTTQNTIIIADAQNTLLVPTITLHKDGKETFVNILKDNDKVEKRTVVTGLSDDMNTQILNGLKEGEKVISSQVTSDEKVGNTFRGPRIL
- a CDS encoding type II toxin-antitoxin system RelE/ParE family toxin, with amino-acid sequence MISIKRTETFDKWLKNLKDQRAKIKILARLKRLSFGNFGDVRPIGEGLSELRITEGKGYRVYLKNHNGEWVILLCGGDKSTQSNDILKAKQLAKELGV
- a CDS encoding YcgN family cysteine cluster protein, with amino-acid sequence MQLEKNFWQHKSLLEMNEAEWEALCDGCGKCCYRKFIEGRGRRKKLYFTRIACNLLDLDSAKCGNYAQRFQLEPDCTKLTKKNLPDFHWLPATCAYRLLYENKPLFDWHPLISGDPNSVKLAHIPIENGIHEKDVIDWFEFVIDDA
- a CDS encoding addiction module antidote protein, which encodes MEKLTDFDVAEYLNNEDEMQLYLNEVLQEDNMELILSALGDIAKARNMSQLSRETGISREGLYKALSGSGNPTFATVLKVMKALNLTFQVKPSVSL
- a CDS encoding MacB family efflux pump subunit, whose product is MNIIELSHINKFFGEGENRTQVLKDINLNIKKGDFIAIIGQSGSGKSTLMNIIGCLDTATSGSYKVDGLEVSQLNRDQLSDLRQKKFGFIFQRYNLLSTLSAVENVALPAIYAGIDQTTRLQRAKQLLEKLGLGDRLENKPNQLSGGQQQRVSIARALMNGGEIILADEPTGALDSKSGETVMDILTQLHSEGHTIILVTHDKNVANFANRIIEIKDGKIIEDRRKSEHITQKQDIIPQSNKSRLQFYKDQFFESFKMSIKAIVAHKLRSLLTMLGIIIGITSVVCVVALGNGSQQKILSNINAMGTNTMDIYNGTGFGDRRAAKNQNLTVADADMLAKQSYIASVTPNSSVNGTLTYGNRSFTAQVRGVGEQYFNVRGLSKAEGSFFSADAVKHSEQVAVIDENTLREVFNNQNPFGKVLMINKKPLRVIGVATSNNMGMNSSSLNIYIPYTTAMNKISGNQKISSITVKIRDEISSKVAEKDLTRLLTVRHGKKDFFVFNTDTIKQTIESTTNTMKLLISSIAIISLVVGGIGVMNIMLVSVTERTKEIGVRMAIGARQFNILQQFLIEAVLICLIGGITGVVLSMVLGTVFNWLVKDFTMIFSTFSIIAALLCSSLIGVIFGYMPAKNASQLNPITALAQE
- the glnS gene encoding glutamine--tRNA ligase gives rise to the protein MSHITENEHQPTNFIRHIIDEDLETGKVNHVYTRFPPEPNGYLHIGHAKSICLNFGIAEDYKGLCNLRFDDTNPVKEDVEYVDSIKQDVEWLGFHWEGKARYASDYFDALYGYAIELIEKGLAYVDELSPEQMREYRGTLTEPGKNSPYRDRSVEENLALFEKMKNGEFAEGKASLRAKIDMASLFMVMRDPVLYRIKFAEHHNTGNKWCIYPMYDFTHCISDAIEGITHSLCTLEFQDNRRLYDWVLEHISIKRPLPHQYEFSRLNLEYTLTSKRKLLKLVEDEVVDGWNDPRMPTISGLRRRGYTPASIREFCRRIGVTKQDNVVEFSALESCIRDDLNQNAPRAMAVINPLKIVIENFDGQEMLSAPNHPNREELGHRQLPFTKEIYIDQADFREEANKQYKRLVLGKEVRLRNAYVIKAERVEKDAEGNITTVYCTYDPETLGKNPADGRKVKGVIHWVSATDNVPAEFRLYDKLFTVPNPSAAEELYEVLNPNSLVVKHGFVEKSLANAQEEKAYQFEREGYFCTDSKDSHPEHLIFNLTVSLKEGF